The region GCGTTGCTGAGGGTGTTGAGGTCACCTCTGCGGTATTTGGGTGGGGTGGTGGTCGTGTCATCAGCCGTGTAGTAGGTGTAGCGGGTGATGTCGTTCACATCAGTACGTGGGCCATCGACGCTCTTGAGCAGGTTGACCAGGGTGTTGTCGGCACTGGTGGTGTAGCTGTAGGTCCAGGTGCGGGTCTTGCTGCTGGCGGTGTCTTTGATTTCCTGGGTGAGGACGTTGCCGCTGGCGGGATCGTAAGTGATGCTGGTTTCGCGGCCGGGTTCGGTGATCTTGGTGGCCAGGCGCCAGGTGGTGTGCCAGGAAGTCGAGGTCTTGCGGATCTCTCCACTATAGGAAGTAGCCGTCAGGGCAGTGGCGCAGTCAGCGGTACTTGCCAAGCCTTCGACGCGGGCGGTTTCCAGATTGCGGCCCAGAGTGTCGTAAGCGTAGCAAGTTTTATGTTGATTGAAATCGGTGCGGCTGGATACGTTGCCGTTGGCGTCGTAGGTTAGGGCACTGGAGGCAGCACTACAGCCGGAGCCGCCAAGTTGGTCGGTGCCGGTGCTTTTAGCGACACCTAATACAGTGGTGAAGTTATAGGTGTAGGCAGTTTTAAGCGGGTCGGTGACGACAGTGCTGGTGGGATTGCCGGTGGCTGGGTCGGTATTGTAGGTGAGCTGGTAGTTGTCGATGCCTTGATTCAGGCTTGGAGCGTGCTCTTCCTTGTATGCCCTGCCTTGGCTATCATACCAGTAGCTGGCAAAGCGGGTGCCAGGGTCGGCACTGTTGGCTTTTTCGGTGATACCAGTTAGCGCATGTGGGAGATTGGCGTTGCCTGTCAGGGTTTGTTCGTTGTAGCTGTATTGGCGAATACTGC is a window of Sulfurirhabdus autotrophica DNA encoding:
- a CDS encoding DUF6531 domain-containing protein — its product is MQDKLLGANHCTSCPCDSSPSTPNPIYLGTANKFLQEIDYIGTGPFPLQLTRAYNSQQEGGGGWRWSYGGRIDSTGIVYRPDGKVITFTLTNGTWLADKDITDTLVQLANASGWKYTTGEGVVETYNANGARTSFTNRAGLTQTYTYSTGSDGNVILDANGNLTTTALPAGYPIRITDAAGRAINIAWGYDSTNTIIRLTKLTDPANGIYLWGYDTINLTSITYPDGSIRQYSYNEQTLTGNANLPHALTGITEKANSADPGTRFASYWYDSQGRAYKEEHAPSLNQGIDNYQLTYNTDPATGNPTSTVVTDPLKTAYTYNFTTVLGVAKSTGTDQLGGSGCSAASSALTYDANGNVSSRTDFNQHKTCYAYDTLGRNLETARVEGLASTADCATALTATSYSGEIRKTSTSWHTTWRLATKITEPGRETSITYDPASGNVLTQEIKDTASSKTRTWTYSYTTSADNTLVNLLKSVDGPRTDVNDITRYTYYTADDTTTTPPKYRRGDLNTLSNA